A genome region from Chryseobacterium sp. G0186 includes the following:
- a CDS encoding lmo0937 family membrane protein translates to MRSLLWLIAVICIVVWLLGILGIVPGISTGYLIHILLVIAIVVVLYNIITGRKPLD, encoded by the coding sequence ATGAGAAGTTTATTATGGTTAATTGCAGTCATCTGCATCGTTGTTTGGCTCCTAGGAATTTTAGGAATCGTACCTGGTATCAGTACAGGCTATTTGATACATATCTTGCTTGTTATTGCCATCGTTGTAGTTCTTTATAACATTATTACAGGAAGAAAACCACTTGATTAG
- a CDS encoding GMP reductase: MRIEYDIKLGFKDVMFRPKRSTLKSRSEVNLEREFIFKHTQKKWNGVPVIAANMDTVGTFEMAVELAKEKIITAIHKHYTPEEWDQFLQSQPESIHQYIALSTGTGKADEEKIRLILEKHPKIEFLCIDVANGYSEHFVQFVKNARANFPDKIIIAGNVVTGEMVEELLLVGADIIKVGIGPGSVCTTRVKTGVGYPQLSAIIECADAAHGLGGHIIADGGCKVPGDVAKAFGGGADFVMLGGMFAGHDESGGEMIEEDGKKYRLFYGMSSKTAMDKHSGGVAEYRASEGKTVKVAYKGPVAGTVKDILGGVRSTCTYVGASKLKELSKRTTFIRVQEQENQVFN; this comes from the coding sequence ATGCGCATAGAATATGACATAAAGCTTGGGTTTAAGGATGTAATGTTCCGCCCTAAGCGTTCTACATTAAAATCCCGATCAGAAGTAAATCTGGAAAGGGAATTTATCTTCAAACACACTCAAAAAAAATGGAATGGAGTTCCTGTTATCGCCGCCAATATGGATACGGTAGGAACTTTTGAAATGGCAGTGGAACTGGCCAAGGAAAAGATCATTACAGCGATTCACAAGCATTATACTCCTGAAGAATGGGATCAGTTTCTGCAAAGTCAACCGGAAAGCATTCATCAATATATTGCCTTAAGTACCGGAACAGGAAAAGCAGATGAAGAAAAAATTCGCCTGATCCTCGAAAAGCATCCAAAAATTGAGTTTCTCTGTATAGATGTTGCTAATGGATATTCTGAGCATTTCGTTCAATTTGTGAAGAATGCAAGGGCTAATTTTCCTGATAAGATCATTATTGCAGGGAATGTGGTAACCGGAGAAATGGTGGAAGAACTTCTTTTGGTAGGGGCTGATATCATAAAAGTAGGAATCGGGCCGGGATCTGTATGTACAACCCGTGTAAAAACAGGAGTTGGTTACCCGCAGCTGTCCGCTATTATTGAATGTGCCGATGCTGCCCACGGTTTGGGAGGTCACATCATTGCTGATGGAGGTTGTAAAGTTCCTGGAGATGTTGCCAAGGCATTTGGTGGTGGAGCTGATTTCGTGATGCTGGGCGGAATGTTTGCCGGCCATGATGAAAGCGGTGGCGAAATGATAGAGGAAGATGGTAAAAAATACCGTCTTTTCTACGGAATGAGTTCCAAAACGGCTATGGATAAACACTCCGGAGGTGTCGCTGAGTACCGTGCTTCTGAGGGAAAAACAGTGAAAGTTGCTTATAAAGGTCCTGTTGCAGGGACTGTAAAGGATATTTTGGGAGGAGTACGATCTACCTGTACTTATGTAGGAGCTTCAAAGCTTAAGGAACTTTCTAAAAGAACTACTTTTATCAGAGTACAGGAACAGGAAAACCAGGTTTTTAATTAA
- a CDS encoding 2TM domain-containing protein codes for MTRQNIITLLWVSLIVSMFFFFGFTSEKSIENFLLTILISLIYTVVLGGGNGFLNSFLNKRFPWSEETSKRAVISIITILIANVVLVYLCNYINFVLIQKSSTTEAFFSGKYNFANWFTINIALLISAFLHAKGFMEELKKTSRKEVVEQKLIAKSANAQFESLKNQLDPHFLFNSLNVLSALIDENPGQAQKFTASMSKIYRYVLEQKDKELVTVEDEMEFAKTYCDLLKTRFEDSVGFIFDVKKEDYRKYVVPLSLQLLLENCIKHNFATSSRPLVIRIFSEGDILCIENNLQVREQIKESSGIGLANIVQRYSLLTKRNVFIEKSEDYFKVKLPMLMDKPNVVSAKPDDDYKAYKKAQKRVKEIRGFYTNLISYCIVIPFLIFINLFTGNRNHWFWFPVFGWGIGLASHAFQVFGIGESWQEKKIREIMNKQKK; via the coding sequence ATGACACGTCAGAATATTATCACACTGCTTTGGGTCTCACTTATAGTCTCCATGTTTTTCTTTTTTGGCTTTACATCAGAGAAAAGTATTGAGAATTTTTTGCTTACCATACTTATTTCCCTAATCTACACAGTAGTTTTGGGGGGAGGAAATGGGTTTCTCAACAGCTTTCTCAATAAAAGATTCCCATGGTCTGAAGAAACCTCCAAAAGGGCAGTTATAAGTATTATTACCATTCTTATTGCCAATGTGGTGCTGGTTTATTTATGTAACTATATCAATTTTGTATTGATTCAGAAATCAAGTACTACTGAGGCCTTTTTTTCCGGGAAATATAATTTTGCCAATTGGTTTACCATCAATATTGCATTGCTTATTTCAGCTTTTCTTCATGCAAAAGGATTTATGGAAGAGCTGAAGAAAACTTCCAGAAAAGAAGTGGTAGAGCAGAAGCTTATTGCAAAGTCAGCCAATGCTCAATTTGAAAGCCTGAAGAACCAACTGGATCCTCATTTCCTTTTTAATTCCTTAAACGTTTTAAGTGCTTTGATTGATGAAAATCCTGGTCAGGCACAAAAGTTTACGGCTTCTATGTCAAAGATTTATCGATACGTACTTGAACAGAAAGATAAAGAGCTGGTCACCGTAGAAGATGAAATGGAATTTGCAAAAACGTATTGTGATCTTTTAAAAACAAGATTTGAGGACAGCGTGGGATTTATCTTTGATGTTAAAAAAGAGGACTACCGAAAATACGTAGTTCCGCTCTCTCTTCAGCTTCTGCTGGAAAACTGTATCAAACATAATTTTGCAACTTCATCCAGGCCATTAGTCATTAGAATATTTTCGGAGGGTGATATTCTTTGTATTGAAAACAACCTGCAGGTACGAGAACAAATTAAGGAAAGCTCAGGAATTGGTCTTGCCAACATTGTACAGCGTTATTCCCTGCTTACCAAGAGAAATGTCTTCATTGAAAAATCTGAGGATTATTTTAAAGTAAAGCTTCCTATGCTGATGGATAAACCTAATGTTGTCAGTGCAAAACCGGATGATGATTATAAAGCTTACAAAAAAGCTCAAAAGAGAGTAAAAGAAATCAGGGGCTTCTATACCAATCTAATTTCTTACTGTATTGTTATTCCCTTTTTGATTTTCATTAATCTTTTTACAGGAAATCGGAATCATTGGTTTTGGTTCCCGGTATTCGGTTGGGGAATAGGTTTAGCTTCCCATGCATTTCAGGTCTTTGGAATCGGAGAATCCTGGCAGGAGAAGAAAATTCGTGAAATTATGAACAAACAAAAAAAATAA
- a CDS encoding 2TM domain-containing protein yields METFDEDDIQYQKAKRQVERLRGFYGHLFVYIIVNLIIVYYNYTHLKPGESYFQFKNFFTATFWGIGLLAHAATVFLSKISYLQQWEEKKIRELIEKDKKNS; encoded by the coding sequence ATGGAAACATTTGACGAAGATGATATTCAGTATCAGAAAGCAAAAAGGCAGGTAGAAAGATTGAGAGGATTTTATGGACATCTTTTTGTTTATATTATCGTGAATCTGATCATTGTTTATTATAACTATACCCATTTAAAGCCAGGAGAAAGCTATTTTCAGTTCAAAAACTTCTTTACGGCTACATTTTGGGGAATTGGTCTTCTTGCCCACGCAGCCACCGTTTTTTTGTCTAAAATCAGCTATCTGCAGCAATGGGAAGAGAAAAAAATCCGTGAGCTGATAGAAAAAGACAAAAAGAACTCATGA
- the surE gene encoding 5'/3'-nucleotidase SurE — protein sequence MERPLILVTNDDGITAPGIRNLVSFMNEIGEVIVVAPNSPQSGKGHAITINSTLSYEEVTLDGPQTDFSCSGTPVDCVKMALDKILTRRPDIVVSGINHGANSSINVIYSGTMSAAVEAGVEGIPAIGFSLLDFSWEADFTQAKEFIQNIVRKTLENPMPKGIVLNVNIPKLPAEEIKGIKVCKQANAKWEESFDERVNPHGKKYYWLTGYFNNMDDSEDADETALANGYISIVPVKFDLTAYEYMKKLEEVMVFDTVKEAK from the coding sequence ATGGAAAGACCACTTATTCTGGTTACTAATGATGATGGAATTACCGCACCTGGTATCAGAAATCTTGTAAGTTTTATGAACGAAATCGGAGAAGTAATTGTTGTTGCACCCAATTCCCCTCAAAGTGGAAAAGGTCATGCTATTACAATTAATTCTACCTTAAGCTACGAAGAAGTAACCCTTGATGGTCCACAGACAGATTTTTCCTGCAGTGGAACTCCTGTAGACTGTGTAAAAATGGCACTTGATAAAATCCTGACAAGAAGACCGGACATTGTAGTTTCGGGAATCAATCATGGAGCAAACTCATCCATCAATGTAATCTATTCCGGAACGATGTCTGCTGCTGTAGAAGCAGGAGTAGAGGGAATTCCTGCCATTGGATTTTCATTACTAGATTTCAGCTGGGAAGCAGATTTTACCCAGGCTAAGGAATTTATACAGAATATTGTAAGAAAAACACTGGAAAACCCAATGCCAAAAGGAATCGTTCTGAATGTGAATATTCCAAAACTACCTGCTGAAGAAATAAAAGGAATAAAAGTTTGTAAACAGGCTAATGCTAAATGGGAAGAAAGCTTCGATGAAAGAGTAAACCCACACGGAAAAAAATATTACTGGCTAACAGGATACTTCAACAATATGGATGATTCTGAAGACGCTGATGAAACAGCTTTGGCTAACGGATATATTTCCATTGTACCGGTTAAGTTTGACCTAACAGCGTATGAATACATGAAAAAACTGGAAGAAGTAATGGTTTTTGATACGGTAAAAGAAGCTAAATAA
- a CDS encoding GyrI-like domain-containing protein — protein MEEYKKRIVKTIQYIDANLDTDLSLEKIAELSAYSPFHFHRIFKLITGETLQNYIIRRKIEKSAFFLAVHKNMEIKEIYLDLGFSNHSVFSKTFKKYYGLPPSEFRKTAPERFHKILQTQRKNGQIDTVFSQYICTIENLLNWTKMNLKIEVKEMPEMNLASVMSLGIVNVESSFNVLINWAVGKKLFPKENVKMIAVYHDSFKVTPPDKVRIHACMLLDEKLKQQEGEVFSETVGGGKYIVGSGEVTLDDFEQCWVSLFLWMNEHHHSMRRTFPFEIYHSNFKEHPEGKMIVDFCIPIH, from the coding sequence TTGGAAGAATATAAAAAACGGATTGTAAAAACGATTCAATATATCGACGCGAATCTTGATACTGACCTCTCTCTGGAAAAAATAGCGGAGTTGAGCGCTTATTCACCATTTCATTTTCACAGAATTTTTAAGCTCATTACAGGCGAAACCCTCCAGAATTATATCATCAGAAGAAAAATAGAGAAATCTGCCTTTTTTCTTGCTGTACATAAAAATATGGAGATCAAAGAGATCTATCTTGACCTTGGATTTTCAAATCATTCCGTTTTCAGTAAGACATTTAAAAAATATTACGGATTACCACCCTCAGAATTCCGAAAAACAGCTCCCGAAAGATTTCACAAGATTTTACAAACACAGCGCAAGAATGGACAAATTGATACGGTTTTCAGCCAATACATTTGCACTATAGAAAACCTTTTAAATTGGACTAAAATGAACTTAAAAATCGAAGTAAAAGAAATGCCAGAAATGAATCTGGCGTCTGTTATGAGCCTGGGAATTGTAAATGTTGAATCCTCTTTCAATGTATTGATCAACTGGGCTGTCGGAAAAAAACTTTTTCCCAAGGAAAATGTGAAAATGATTGCTGTCTATCATGATAGTTTCAAAGTAACCCCTCCGGATAAAGTAAGGATTCATGCCTGTATGCTTTTGGATGAAAAACTTAAGCAGCAGGAGGGAGAAGTGTTTTCAGAAACTGTAGGCGGAGGAAAGTATATTGTAGGGAGTGGTGAAGTAACGCTCGATGACTTTGAGCAATGCTGGGTGTCATTGTTTTTATGGATGAATGAACACCATCATTCCATGAGAAGAACGTTTCCGTTTGAGATCTACCATTCTAACTTTAAAGAACATCCGGAAGGAAAAATGATCGTGGATTTTTGTATTCCCATTCATTAA
- a CDS encoding superoxide dismutase family protein — protein sequence MKVQTLALLAGCAFLAASCGTTKTYSVNAKSATQTGGTAKFTQQGNDVIMKLNVTNLTPGIHAVHIHEKGDCSAADGTSTGGHWNPSKNDHGKWGAEHFHMGDIGNLVADQNGTATLTFKTDKWCLGCTDESKNIIGKGLIVHAAADDFHTQPTGNAGGRVGCVEIK from the coding sequence ATGAAAGTACAAACATTAGCATTATTGGCGGGATGTGCCTTTTTAGCCGCTTCTTGTGGAACGACAAAAACGTACAGCGTAAATGCCAAAAGCGCAACACAGACAGGCGGAACGGCAAAGTTTACCCAACAGGGAAATGATGTCATCATGAAGCTGAATGTAACGAACCTTACCCCTGGAATCCATGCTGTACACATTCATGAAAAAGGAGATTGTTCTGCTGCAGACGGAACTTCTACAGGCGGGCACTGGAACCCATCCAAGAACGATCATGGAAAATGGGGTGCTGAACATTTCCATATGGGAGATATAGGAAATTTAGTTGCTGACCAGAACGGAACGGCAACGCTTACATTCAAGACAGACAAATGGTGTCTTGGTTGTACAGACGAATCTAAAAACATTATCGGAAAAGGGCTTATTGTACATGCTGCTGCCGATGATTTCCATACTCAGCCTACAGGAAATGCTGGCGGAAGAGTGGGATGTGTAGAAATTAAGTAA
- the fabG gene encoding 3-oxoacyl-[acyl-carrier-protein] reductase, whose amino-acid sequence MKILEGKVALITGATRGIGKGIAEMFAQQGAKVAFTYAGSVDKAKELEAALSSVTQIKGYQSDASDYDAAQKLVEDVMEEFGKIDILVNNAGITKDNLLLRMSKDDWDKVIKVNLDSVFNLTKAVIKPMMKARSGSIINMTSVVGVKGNAGQANYAASKAGVIGFTKSVALELGSRNIRCNAIAPGFIETEMTAVLDEKTVQGWRDGVPMKRGGQPEDIANACVFFGSEMSAYITGQTLNVDGGMLT is encoded by the coding sequence ATGAAAATATTAGAAGGAAAAGTAGCACTAATTACCGGAGCTACAAGAGGAATTGGAAAAGGGATTGCTGAAATGTTTGCTCAACAAGGGGCAAAAGTAGCATTTACCTATGCCGGCTCTGTAGACAAAGCTAAAGAATTAGAGGCGGCTTTAAGTTCTGTAACCCAAATTAAGGGATATCAGTCTGACGCATCAGATTATGATGCAGCTCAAAAGCTTGTGGAAGATGTAATGGAAGAGTTTGGGAAGATTGATATTTTGGTAAATAATGCAGGGATTACAAAAGATAACCTGTTGTTGAGAATGTCCAAGGACGATTGGGATAAAGTAATTAAGGTAAACCTAGATTCAGTCTTCAACCTTACAAAAGCGGTTATCAAGCCGATGATGAAAGCAAGATCAGGATCTATTATCAATATGACTTCAGTAGTTGGAGTAAAAGGAAATGCAGGACAGGCTAACTATGCGGCTTCTAAGGCTGGTGTAATTGGATTTACAAAGTCTGTTGCATTGGAATTGGGGTCTAGAAACATCAGATGTAATGCAATTGCTCCAGGGTTTATTGAAACGGAAATGACTGCTGTTCTGGATGAAAAAACAGTTCAGGGGTGGAGAGACGGTGTTCCTATGAAAAGAGGAGGACAACCGGAAGATATCGCCAATGCTTGTGTATTCTTCGGAAGTGAGATGTCAGCATATATTACAGGGCAGACATTGAATGTAGACGGTGGAATGCTAACTTAA
- a CDS encoding TonB-dependent receptor has protein sequence MKIQGHKILFLLALITFAMGYSQIKISGRVTYKNNGVGEVNVTLKDTYDGATTDAEGNFSFETSEKGNYTVTFTHPKYEEVNKAVVIENKEISLGNIELREQISEIDAIVVSAGSIEASDKKRASALLTPTDIYTIAGADAQVSSALNYLPGVQKVGEAEGVFIRGGTGAEAKIFMDGILINNYFSNSISGIAGRDQFNTSLFKGNVFSSGGYSALYGQALSGAVLLESVDLPDQTSYDFSVSPIFLGGGFQKLTNDNRHSYGISANYSSLSLMQKIFNYNTNFVDAPKGLNSNFNFRIKTKSGGFIKYYGMYTANNMGVKTESLEPGTDFSLVRLKGKSTYHNLTFKQKFGKYLLNVGTSYAYNRSDLNFSTETDNKESDRTRLLTNGNYINLKAVLERKINRISAIRGGFELNNADEKLSFEEVRKHYRDLISSAFVETDLGFSNALSAKIGVRAENSSYLGKNNIAPRFALAYRLAKNWTSSLAYGMFYQNPESKYINGPASLDFQKSEHYIFQVQRSSEGRSLRLEAFYKKYDQLIKTYNIIPGKDQQQQVQTALNNDGYGYAKGLEVFWRDNNKTFKNIDYWITYSYLDTKRDFLNYPVSMKPNFAAEHTLSVVVKRFIPEWKLGANLSYLYTKGRPYYDIASRWEDGRAVNYTRNEGELEDYNSLNLSFNYLPNIGKKDAKVFPIFVLSISNVLGSKNIYGYNFSVDGSRSSAVLPPVNTFVFVGAFFIFGVDRTEDVINSNL, from the coding sequence ATGAAAATACAAGGACATAAAATTCTCTTTCTTCTTGCCCTTATCACTTTTGCAATGGGATATTCCCAGATAAAGATATCAGGAAGAGTAACCTATAAAAATAATGGAGTAGGCGAGGTAAATGTCACGTTAAAGGATACTTATGATGGAGCGACTACTGATGCTGAGGGAAATTTTTCATTTGAAACCTCAGAAAAAGGAAACTATACCGTAACCTTTACTCACCCAAAGTATGAAGAGGTTAATAAAGCAGTTGTTATTGAAAATAAGGAGATTTCATTAGGAAATATAGAACTTAGGGAACAGATTAGTGAGATTGATGCGATAGTAGTTTCTGCGGGGTCTATTGAAGCCAGCGACAAGAAAAGAGCAAGTGCCTTACTGACTCCTACGGATATTTATACCATTGCAGGAGCCGACGCACAGGTTTCTTCAGCATTAAACTATCTTCCAGGGGTGCAGAAAGTGGGAGAAGCAGAAGGGGTTTTTATCCGAGGAGGAACAGGAGCAGAAGCCAAAATATTTATGGATGGGATTTTGATCAATAATTATTTCTCCAACTCCATATCCGGAATAGCAGGAAGAGATCAGTTTAATACCTCTCTTTTTAAAGGAAATGTATTTTCAAGCGGCGGATATTCAGCATTATATGGGCAGGCTCTTTCCGGAGCTGTATTGTTGGAAAGTGTAGATTTACCGGACCAAACTTCCTATGACTTTTCAGTTTCACCCATTTTTCTTGGAGGTGGATTTCAAAAATTAACCAATGATAACAGGCACTCTTATGGTATTTCAGCCAATTATTCCTCTTTGAGTCTAATGCAGAAAATATTCAACTATAACACCAATTTTGTAGATGCACCGAAAGGGTTGAACAGTAATTTCAATTTTAGGATTAAAACAAAATCAGGAGGGTTTATAAAGTACTACGGAATGTATACAGCTAACAATATGGGCGTTAAGACAGAAAGTCTGGAACCCGGAACTGATTTTTCTTTAGTAAGGTTAAAAGGAAAAAGTACCTATCATAATCTGACATTTAAGCAGAAATTTGGAAAATATTTACTGAACGTAGGAACTTCCTATGCATACAACAGGTCAGATCTTAATTTTTCTACGGAAACTGACAATAAAGAATCAGACAGAACCAGATTACTTACAAATGGAAACTACATCAATCTCAAGGCTGTTCTTGAAAGAAAAATTAATAGAATCAGTGCGATAAGAGGTGGGTTTGAATTGAATAATGCTGATGAAAAACTGAGCTTTGAAGAGGTTCGGAAACATTACAGAGACCTGATTTCCTCCGCCTTTGTAGAAACAGACCTTGGATTCAGTAATGCATTGTCTGCAAAAATAGGAGTGAGGGCAGAGAACTCATCCTATCTGGGAAAAAACAATATTGCTCCACGTTTTGCTCTTGCTTACCGTTTAGCTAAAAACTGGACCTCTTCCCTGGCTTATGGAATGTTCTATCAAAACCCTGAAAGCAAATATATCAATGGTCCTGCTAGTCTGGATTTTCAGAAATCAGAACATTATATTTTCCAAGTTCAAAGAAGTTCTGAGGGAAGATCGCTGCGTCTGGAGGCTTTTTACAAAAAATATGACCAACTGATTAAAACCTATAACATCATTCCCGGAAAAGATCAGCAACAACAGGTACAAACAGCTTTAAACAATGATGGTTATGGATATGCAAAAGGACTGGAAGTATTCTGGAGAGACAACAATAAAACATTTAAAAATATTGATTATTGGATCACCTATTCCTATCTGGATACCAAAAGAGATTTCCTTAATTATCCCGTAAGTATGAAACCTAATTTCGCTGCCGAGCATACCTTATCTGTAGTGGTTAAAAGATTTATTCCGGAATGGAAGCTTGGAGCCAATCTTTCTTATCTGTATACCAAAGGGCGTCCTTACTATGACATTGCATCCAGATGGGAAGATGGCAGAGCTGTTAATTATACCAGAAATGAGGGGGAATTAGAAGACTATAACAGCCTTAATCTCAGCTTTAATTATCTTCCTAATATCGGAAAGAAAGATGCAAAGGTGTTTCCTATATTTGTTCTAAGTATTTCTAATGTTTTAGGGTCAAAAAATATATACGGGTATAATTTTTCAGTGGATGGATCAAGAAGTTCGGCTGTTCTTCCTCCTGTAAATACCTTTGTTTTTGTAGGCGCATTTTTCATCTTCGGAGTAGACAGAACAGAAGATGTGATTAATAGTAATCTATAA
- a CDS encoding carboxy terminal-processing peptidase, whose translation MWKNFKLNKFLLLIPLTSLMFCFNSPKNDDEKMQTIMVSVKNTLSYLHYSPKPINDAYSKDVYKHYFELVDPAKRYFLQSDMDEFNKHETKLDDYINQGDLTFYKLTIDRLYQRVDEIDKITQDIFSKPINLQEDETLTLEPKLKKVPANKQEQYNEWKKFIKYNILQEVESMNSKEEAQKEKKDSVQKYKLQDTIKFKALTQDEKIKKATDEVKDLVKDTFTRFKKRKKMDWFTVYMNSYTEVFDPHTNYYSPKDKEDFDTQFTGKVIGIGALIQEKKGNLYLGALTIGAPAWKSKQLSEGDKILKVKSKPKDDAVNVVGMLSDEAVRLIRGEKGTPVTLTVQKKDGTIKDVTMIREEVAIEDTFARSIVVNTQNGKKYGFINLPSFNADFENAKGRNASDDIKNEIIKLKAQNIEGIILDLRNNGGGSLTEVGDIMGLFMDAGPYVQVKDGNGKIQTLKNKNETPIWTGPLVIMQNELSASASEILAGVMQDNGRAVIIGSPQSFGKGTVQTFVDLNRFLNTEDDFGSLKLTIQKFYRITGESTQRKGIVSDIQMKDFFTYAEVGERYDDFALAWDKIPATKFEKLNYFNIQALEKASADRMTKNKNYQLLLESAQWREKLDKEETITLNINKFNEVMKHRKSQIEKFKVLTKFENGLQFTMYPSEVEREKKDEAFKKKSEMWIKNLKKDLYLQEAMNIVSDMGAKS comes from the coding sequence ATGTGGAAAAATTTCAAACTGAATAAATTTTTACTACTGATTCCATTAACCAGTCTAATGTTTTGCTTCAACTCGCCAAAGAACGATGATGAAAAGATGCAGACAATAATGGTGAGCGTAAAAAATACACTTTCTTACCTGCACTATAGCCCGAAACCTATTAACGATGCCTACTCTAAGGACGTTTATAAGCATTATTTCGAATTGGTAGATCCTGCAAAAAGATATTTCCTGCAATCTGATATGGATGAATTCAACAAGCATGAAACTAAGCTTGATGATTATATCAACCAGGGAGATCTTACATTCTATAAGCTTACCATCGACAGACTTTACCAGAGAGTAGATGAAATTGATAAGATTACACAGGATATTTTCAGCAAACCAATTAATCTTCAGGAAGATGAAACGCTTACGCTGGAACCGAAGCTAAAAAAAGTACCTGCCAATAAGCAGGAACAGTATAATGAGTGGAAAAAATTCATCAAATACAATATCCTTCAGGAAGTTGAATCCATGAACAGTAAGGAAGAAGCTCAAAAAGAGAAGAAAGACTCTGTTCAGAAATACAAGCTGCAAGATACAATCAAGTTTAAGGCGCTTACCCAAGACGAAAAGATCAAAAAGGCTACAGATGAAGTAAAAGATCTTGTAAAGGATACATTTACCCGATTCAAAAAGAGAAAGAAAATGGATTGGTTTACTGTGTATATGAATTCATATACAGAGGTATTTGATCCTCATACCAACTATTATTCTCCAAAAGATAAAGAGGATTTTGATACCCAGTTTACCGGAAAAGTAATTGGTATCGGAGCTCTTATTCAGGAGAAAAAAGGGAACCTTTATCTTGGAGCCCTTACTATTGGAGCCCCTGCATGGAAATCAAAACAGCTTTCAGAGGGAGATAAGATTCTAAAAGTAAAATCTAAACCGAAGGATGATGCTGTAAACGTGGTGGGAATGCTTTCCGATGAAGCTGTAAGACTCATCAGAGGAGAAAAGGGAACTCCGGTTACCTTAACTGTTCAGAAGAAAGACGGTACCATTAAGGATGTAACAATGATCCGTGAGGAAGTTGCCATTGAAGATACTTTTGCAAGAAGTATTGTAGTGAATACTCAAAATGGGAAAAAATATGGGTTTATTAACCTTCCAAGCTTTAATGCAGATTTTGAAAACGCCAAGGGAAGAAATGCTTCTGATGATATTAAAAATGAAATCATCAAGCTTAAAGCCCAAAATATAGAAGGAATTATTCTTGACCTTAGAAATAACGGTGGGGGTTCTCTGACGGAAGTAGGCGATATTATGGGACTTTTCATGGATGCCGGACCTTATGTACAGGTGAAGGATGGAAATGGAAAAATACAGACTCTTAAGAACAAAAATGAGACTCCAATCTGGACAGGTCCATTGGTGATTATGCAGAACGAGCTTTCTGCTTCTGCTTCAGAGATCCTGGCAGGAGTAATGCAGGACAACGGAAGAGCTGTAATTATAGGATCTCCGCAATCTTTTGGAAAGGGAACGGTTCAGACTTTTGTTGATCTCAACAGATTCCTGAACACGGAAGATGATTTCGGATCTTTAAAGCTGACAATCCAAAAGTTTTATAGAATTACCGGTGAATCTACCCAGAGAAAAGGAATTGTTTCAGATATTCAGATGAAAGACTTCTTTACCTATGCAGAAGTAGGAGAGAGATATGATGATTTTGCCTTGGCTTGGGATAAAATTCCGGCTACAAAATTTGAGAAACTGAATTACTTTAATATTCAGGCTCTTGAAAAGGCAAGTGCAGACAGAATGACTAAAAATAAGAACTATCAGTTACTGTTAGAATCCGCTCAATGGAGAGAAAAACTGGATAAAGAAGAAACCATCACTTTGAATATCAATAAATTTAATGAGGTGATGAAGCATAGAAAATCTCAGATTGAAAAATTCAAGGTATTGACTAAATTTGAGAATGGACTTCAGTTTACGATGTATCCAAGTGAAGTGGAAAGGGAGAAAAAAGATGAAGCATTCAAAAAGAAATCTGAAATGTGGATCAAGAATCTGAAAAAGGATCTTTACCTACAGGAAGCAATGAATATTGTATCAGATATGGGAGCAAAATCATAA